One window of Elusimicrobiaceae bacterium genomic DNA carries:
- a CDS encoding ribbon-helix-helix protein, CopG family → MINKTSNSDSSKPTIAFVATKEIQDALTKYSEEQERSISWIIRKALEQYLNIPSKKSTK, encoded by the coding sequence ATGATAAATAAAACATCAAATTCTGATTCATCTAAACCTACTATTGCCTTTGTGGCTACCAAGGAAATACAGGATGCTCTGACAAAATATTCTGAAGAGCAAGAACGAAGTATTTCTTGGATAATCCGCAAAGCATTAGAACAGTATTTAAATATTCCGTCTAAAAAATCTACTAAATGA
- a CDS encoding site-specific integrase: MSKHKGIRINKEKGTITLDYRDKQKKRHRETITGSLTFAKELLAKRRAEIAEDKFFPDRQKQKLTFMEAADKYWALHLSKKKSALKMKYTLEYLKKQFGNIPLASITAEEVQKFYNERMAETTSSTANRHLTLMNAIINKMIKLKIYKGENPCVGVVKEKEQPARERYLTKEEIRDVLTYVPERSQNLIALAISTGMRQGEIMNLDWKDIDFTSNIINVDKTKSGKKRRVPMMASLKNLLMNMNPQRNGKIFTLSVKQVNYDFKHALEQAKIENFRFHDLRHTFASHFMMNGGNLYTLKEILGHSDIRMTQRYAQLSPDFANESIKLLNDLVPVLV; the protein is encoded by the coding sequence ATGAGCAAGCATAAAGGTATTAGAATAAATAAAGAAAAAGGAACGATAACCCTGGATTATCGTGATAAACAAAAGAAGAGACATCGTGAGACAATTACAGGAAGTCTTACTTTTGCAAAAGAATTATTAGCAAAGCGTCGAGCGGAAATTGCGGAAGATAAATTTTTTCCAGACCGCCAAAAACAGAAACTGACATTTATGGAAGCGGCAGATAAGTATTGGGCTCTGCATCTATCAAAAAAGAAAAGTGCACTTAAAATGAAATATACGCTTGAATATTTGAAGAAGCAGTTTGGGAATATTCCGTTGGCTAGTATAACGGCAGAAGAAGTTCAGAAATTTTATAACGAACGAATGGCTGAAACAACATCATCCACCGCTAACAGACATTTAACGTTGATGAATGCGATTATCAATAAAATGATAAAACTTAAAATCTACAAAGGTGAAAATCCTTGTGTAGGCGTGGTTAAGGAAAAAGAACAGCCCGCACGTGAAAGATACCTAACCAAAGAGGAAATTAGGGATGTGCTAACTTATGTGCCTGAGCGTTCACAAAATCTGATAGCATTGGCCATATCTACGGGTATGAGACAAGGCGAAATTATGAACCTGGATTGGAAAGATATTGATTTTACAAGTAACATTATCAACGTAGATAAAACAAAATCAGGTAAGAAACGAAGGGTTCCAATGATGGCTTCTTTGAAGAATTTGTTAATGAATATGAATCCTCAAAGAAATGGCAAAATATTTACCCTATCTGTTAAACAAGTGAATTACGACTTTAAGCACGCGTTAGAACAGGCCAAAATTGAAAATTTCCGTTTTCACGATTTAAGACACACATTCGCTAGCCATTTTATGATGAATGGAGGAAATCTTTATACATTGAAAGAGATTTTAGGCCATTCAGACATTCGGATGACTCAGCGGTATGCCCAATTAAGTCCTGATTTTGCAAACGAATCTATAAAACTTCTGAATGATTTAGTTCCAGTTTTAGTGTAA
- a CDS encoding DUF4391 domain-containing protein, with protein MAKEKLATQLHFTPSVRKAFNQQVKSVHWAYKLAEDTLNISKGKYVTEIEVFHLLLNQPELDERVLLQWDKELPYHILFILEHNNEVKAGIAFKLKDGSNKAYYSIKRYFYTPWMTKEDLNFTIAGITLDNVYENLVQAVAGENLTLEDGKKMAERVEKTILQREIQVKIDKLEAQIRREKQYNRQVELKSKVRELEQILREI; from the coding sequence GTGGCTAAAGAAAAATTAGCCACACAACTACATTTTACGCCAAGTGTCCGCAAAGCATTTAATCAGCAAGTAAAATCTGTGCATTGGGCTTATAAATTGGCGGAAGACACACTCAACATTAGCAAAGGAAAATACGTAACGGAAATAGAAGTTTTTCACTTGCTACTTAATCAACCTGAATTAGATGAGCGTGTTTTACTGCAATGGGATAAGGAACTACCCTATCATATTCTGTTTATTTTAGAGCATAATAACGAAGTTAAGGCAGGTATAGCCTTCAAGTTAAAAGACGGCTCTAACAAGGCATATTACTCCATTAAACGCTATTTTTATACACCTTGGATGACAAAAGAAGACCTCAATTTTACCATTGCGGGAATTACACTTGATAACGTGTATGAAAACTTAGTGCAGGCAGTAGCAGGCGAAAATTTAACCCTAGAAGATGGCAAAAAAATGGCTGAGCGGGTGGAAAAAACAATCCTGCAACGGGAAATACAAGTCAAGATTGATAAGTTGGAAGCCCAAATCCGTAGAGAGAAACAATACAATCGCCAAGTGGAACTTAAAAGCAAAGTGCGCGAATTAGAACAGATTTTAAGGGAGATTTAG
- a CDS encoding type IV toxin-antitoxin system AbiEi family antitoxin domain-containing protein gives MEQLIGYFTTKQLIQKGLTTYKIRSLCAQEILLKIKKGLYRNTEMFYQDQSFLDVCQAIPTAVVTSYSALSYYGLTTFIPQEVFICIPQNRKITKIDYPPTVQYRRDVALFKEHIVTERRDKYSFRIYDMEKVVCDTIKNRKTMGMDTVKEVLREYLKHKDNNLLKLYETAKKCKVFDVLDEFLTVMR, from the coding sequence ATGGAACAACTAATTGGATATTTTACGACTAAACAACTTATACAGAAAGGACTTACTACATACAAGATTCGCTCTTTGTGTGCACAGGAGATATTGCTTAAAATCAAAAAAGGTCTTTACCGAAATACAGAAATGTTCTACCAAGACCAAAGTTTTCTGGACGTATGTCAGGCAATTCCAACGGCTGTTGTTACCAGTTATTCCGCCTTGTCCTATTACGGACTTACTACCTTTATACCACAAGAAGTTTTTATTTGTATTCCCCAGAACCGAAAAATTACGAAAATAGATTATCCGCCTACTGTTCAGTACCGCAGGGATGTTGCTCTATTTAAAGAGCATATTGTTACAGAGAGACGAGATAAATATTCTTTTCGCATTTATGATATGGAAAAAGTAGTTTGCGATACCATCAAAAATCGCAAAACTATGGGAATGGACACGGTAAAAGAGGTTTTGCGAGAATACCTAAAACACAAAGATAATAATTTACTGAAACTCTATGAAACCGCTAAAAAATGTAAAGTATTTGATGTCCTAGATGAATTCCTAACGGTAATGAGGTAA
- a CDS encoding DEAD/DEAH box helicase family protein, whose product MSRERSIYGTEFEIKLRNELTQKAIAQECVNWIRDKVVFKSNNSNEPMNGFINISTSDSVTYLPIHGFTTVDLGEAKGNNLPNLVTKIDNPASKRYLDNFNQLWADEEHFQDVTAQVIDSITAAYKENPAQYVYFIALYNIFREFLNDISEDVLPNEAIKFKDSQIWNKLYDFQKDAALAIINKLETYNGCILADSVGLGKTFTALAVMKYYNDRNKNILVLCPKKLSNNWTTFEANYKNNPIANDRLHYDVLYHTDLSRTVGHSNGIDLSRIYWENYDLIVIDESHNFRNGGQISKDGKENRYSRLLNQVIRPGVKTKVLMLSATPVNNRFVDLKNQLALAYEGTPAIINEKLKTEHSIETIFSRAQSKFNEWSLLPAEERKTERLLKMLDFDFFEVLDSVTIARSRKHIQKYYNMAEVGQFPTRNKPLSIRSTLTDLQSEDLSFNNIYSLLGLLTLAVYIPSKFIHPSRMDKYIESNKNLTRVGREEGLRRLMSINLLKRLESSVESFRLTVGRIQNFIEDNIETINQFEHSKGAQHTVDEFDDLEDLDFDDQNEDLFASASKVKVDLADMDYQSWRKELIADSEILKRISALLEPITPEHDSKLQDLITKIREKIDNPINANNKKIIIFTAFADTAQYLYNSLAHRIKAKYGIHTALVTGTGNAKTTLPKYAVSSDLNHILTLFSPISKERDILFPKDTENNIDILIATDCISEGQNLQDCDYLINYDIHWNPVRIIQRFGRIDRIGSKNERIQMVNFWPDLTLDDYIQLKSRVETRMKISVMTSTGDDDLINAEEKGDLEYRKKQLERLQSEVVDLEDVNESVSIMDLGLNEFRLDLLEYMKQNPNAELAPHGLHAVLQSTADCPPGVVYVLRNVSSTINIDKKNGLHPFYMVYVDMNGQVVYDYLAPKSILDKMRLLCKGKTLPNQELCKAFNTETQDGKNMQVYSELLSDAIKSIINVKEESDIDSLFTPGGTTALTGNIKGLDDFELICFFVIK is encoded by the coding sequence TTGTCTCGCGAACGTAGTATTTACGGCACTGAATTTGAAATTAAACTTCGCAATGAGCTGACCCAAAAAGCCATTGCACAAGAATGTGTTAATTGGATAAGAGATAAAGTAGTTTTCAAGTCAAATAACAGCAATGAACCTATGAACGGCTTCATTAATATATCAACTTCTGACTCTGTAACCTACCTTCCAATTCACGGATTCACTACGGTAGACTTAGGAGAAGCAAAGGGAAATAATCTCCCCAATTTAGTAACAAAAATAGACAACCCTGCAAGCAAACGTTATTTGGATAATTTCAATCAACTTTGGGCAGACGAAGAGCATTTCCAAGATGTTACGGCACAAGTAATAGATAGCATAACAGCGGCTTATAAAGAGAATCCCGCCCAGTACGTGTATTTTATTGCTTTATATAATATCTTTCGCGAGTTCTTAAACGATATTTCCGAGGATGTTCTCCCCAATGAAGCCATTAAATTTAAAGATAGTCAAATTTGGAATAAACTATATGATTTCCAAAAAGATGCGGCCTTGGCCATTATTAACAAGTTAGAAACATACAATGGATGTATTTTAGCCGATAGCGTGGGTCTTGGAAAAACATTCACTGCCTTAGCGGTAATGAAATACTATAACGATAGAAACAAAAATATCCTAGTTTTATGTCCTAAAAAACTATCTAATAACTGGACAACTTTTGAAGCCAATTATAAGAATAACCCCATCGCCAATGACCGTCTTCATTATGATGTATTGTATCACACGGATTTATCTCGTACTGTAGGACATTCTAATGGCATAGATTTATCTCGCATTTACTGGGAAAACTATGACCTAATTGTAATAGATGAAAGCCACAATTTCCGTAATGGTGGCCAAATTAGCAAAGATGGCAAAGAAAACAGATATTCTCGTTTACTCAATCAAGTTATACGCCCTGGAGTTAAAACCAAGGTATTAATGTTGTCCGCTACCCCTGTAAATAATCGCTTTGTGGACCTTAAAAATCAGTTAGCCTTAGCCTATGAAGGCACTCCTGCTATTATCAACGAAAAGTTAAAAACTGAACACTCTATTGAAACAATTTTTTCTCGTGCTCAAAGCAAATTTAACGAATGGAGCTTATTGCCTGCTGAAGAACGCAAAACAGAAAGACTTCTCAAAATGTTAGATTTTGACTTCTTTGAAGTATTAGATAGCGTTACTATCGCTCGTTCTCGTAAGCATATACAAAAGTATTACAATATGGCAGAAGTAGGGCAATTTCCTACGCGTAACAAACCACTATCTATTCGCTCCACACTGACAGATTTACAAAGTGAAGACTTATCTTTTAACAATATTTACTCCTTGCTAGGCCTTCTTACTTTGGCGGTCTATATCCCTTCCAAATTCATTCATCCCAGTCGGATGGATAAATACATAGAATCTAACAAGAATCTAACCCGTGTAGGACGGGAGGAAGGCTTAAGACGCTTAATGAGCATTAATTTGCTTAAACGTTTGGAAAGCAGTGTAGAATCTTTCCGCCTGACCGTTGGACGTATTCAGAACTTTATTGAAGATAATATAGAAACGATAAATCAATTTGAACACTCCAAAGGCGCCCAACATACGGTTGATGAGTTTGATGACCTTGAAGATTTAGATTTTGATGACCAAAATGAAGATTTATTCGCCTCTGCTTCAAAAGTAAAAGTAGATTTGGCCGATATGGATTATCAATCCTGGCGTAAAGAATTGATAGCCGACTCGGAAATTCTTAAGCGTATTTCCGCATTATTAGAACCTATCACCCCAGAGCACGATTCTAAACTGCAAGATTTAATTACGAAAATAAGAGAAAAAATAGATAATCCTATCAATGCCAATAACAAAAAAATCATCATTTTTACGGCTTTTGCAGATACGGCACAATACCTATACAACAGCCTTGCTCATCGCATAAAAGCAAAATACGGGATTCACACAGCCCTTGTAACGGGTACAGGCAATGCAAAAACCACTTTGCCTAAATATGCGGTCAGCAGTGATTTGAACCATATTTTGACTTTATTTTCGCCTATTTCAAAAGAAAGAGACATACTTTTCCCCAAAGATACCGAAAATAACATTGATATTTTAATTGCTACGGACTGTATTTCAGAAGGGCAAAACTTACAGGATTGCGACTACCTGATCAACTACGATATTCACTGGAACCCTGTACGCATTATTCAGCGTTTTGGTCGTATAGACCGTATTGGTAGCAAAAACGAACGTATCCAGATGGTCAACTTCTGGCCTGATTTAACATTAGATGACTATATCCAGTTAAAAAGTCGTGTAGAAACCCGTATGAAAATATCTGTTATGACATCAACGGGGGACGATGACCTTATCAACGCCGAAGAAAAGGGCGATTTGGAATACCGCAAAAAACAACTGGAACGCTTGCAATCTGAAGTAGTGGACTTGGAAGATGTAAACGAAAGCGTATCTATTATGGATTTAGGGTTAAATGAGTTTCGCTTGGACTTACTGGAATATATGAAGCAAAACCCTAATGCTGAACTTGCCCCACACGGCTTACACGCTGTTTTGCAAAGCACGGCTGATTGTCCTCCTGGCGTGGTCTATGTATTACGCAATGTGAGTTCTACTATCAATATAGATAAAAAGAACGGCCTACATCCGTTCTATATGGTGTATGTAGATATGAATGGGCAAGTAGTTTATGATTACTTAGCCCCCAAATCCATTTTGGACAAAATGCGTCTTTTATGCAAAGGGAAAACACTTCCCAACCAAGAACTTTGTAAAGCCTTCAATACAGAAACACAAGACGGCAAAAATATGCAGGTATATTCGGAACTTCTATCGGATGCCATTAAAAGCATTATCAACGTAAAAGAAGAGTCCGATATTGATAGTTTATTTACTCCTGGCGGGACAACGGCCCTTACAGGAAACATCAAAGGGTTAGATGACTTTGAACTTATTTGTTTCTTTGTCATCAAATAG
- a CDS encoding site-specific DNA-methyltransferase, producing MTEKMKFETKDLTQENIAKIGQLFPEVLTEAKDDNGTLKKAIDFDKLRQILSDSAIDNRETYDFTWVGKKQAILEAATPIRKTLRPCKEDSVNWDTTQNLYIEGDNLDVLKLLQESYLGKVKMIYIDPPYNTGNDFIYRDDFAMSQEEYEESGERIDEEGNRLVKNTDSNGRFHSDWCSMMYPRLKLARNLLTDDGVIFISIDDNEVENLRKICDEVFGEENFVTTIHCQMSTTQGMKVKAAQDGNIVKNAEYILCYSKDGHQDIAKCPLYDLRPEYDEHYSLFLKSNGEIGQLSELYDYRFPKDCNNKKPLKLAEAYKKSEEFAEIVRSHLAEIVRSDKSPDCEDITELRQGYWKEIDRKGKKYLLTLDSKGNMRQLLRLKDSWGITDGYYQEDGLRKIRGDWWSGFYIDMGNVSKEGGIAYKNGKKPVRLIKQLTKMLNDSKGIFLDFFSGSATTAHAVMRLNAEDGGNRKFIMVQLPEECDKTSEAYKAGYKNICEIGKERIRRAAKQIKEEHPESNFDGGFRVFKLAGSNMKDVYYNPADYTQDLLSQMTSNIKEDRNDMDLLYGCMLEWGLPLSYPHTSEKVGSYTIHTVNNGDLVACFDENVTEDIIRHIAAKKPLRVVFRDAGFTDSPAKINVGELFKLLSPDTKVKVI from the coding sequence ATGACGGAGAAGATGAAATTTGAAACCAAAGATTTAACACAGGAAAACATTGCTAAAATTGGGCAACTATTCCCTGAAGTGCTAACCGAAGCCAAAGATGATAATGGCACACTTAAAAAAGCCATAGATTTTGATAAACTTAGGCAAATTTTATCTGATTCTGCCATAGATAACCGTGAAACCTACGATTTTACGTGGGTAGGTAAAAAACAGGCCATCTTGGAAGCCGCCACACCAATTCGCAAAACGCTCCGCCCTTGCAAAGAAGACAGTGTAAATTGGGATACTACCCAAAACCTTTATATTGAAGGCGACAATTTAGATGTGCTTAAACTCTTACAAGAAAGTTATTTAGGCAAAGTAAAAATGATTTACATTGACCCGCCCTATAACACGGGGAATGATTTTATTTACAGAGATGATTTTGCAATGTCCCAGGAAGAGTATGAAGAATCGGGCGAACGAATAGATGAAGAAGGAAATAGACTCGTCAAAAATACCGATTCTAATGGGCGTTTTCATAGTGATTGGTGTTCTATGATGTATCCGCGCTTAAAACTTGCTCGCAACTTGTTAACTGACGATGGCGTGATTTTTATTTCTATTGACGATAATGAAGTTGAAAATTTAAGAAAAATATGTGATGAAGTGTTTGGAGAAGAGAATTTTGTTACAACAATTCATTGTCAAATGAGTACAACACAAGGGATGAAAGTGAAAGCCGCCCAGGATGGAAATATTGTCAAAAATGCAGAGTATATCTTATGTTATTCTAAAGATGGCCACCAAGATATTGCAAAGTGCCCACTTTATGACTTAAGACCAGAATATGATGAACACTATAGTTTATTCTTAAAATCAAATGGAGAAATTGGGCAATTAAGTGAGTTGTATGATTATCGGTTTCCAAAAGATTGTAATAATAAAAAACCTCTAAAATTAGCAGAAGCATACAAAAAAAGTGAAGAGTTCGCCGAAATTGTCCGCTCTCATCTCGCCGAAATTGTCCGCTCTGATAAATCTCCTGATTGTGAAGATATAACAGAATTAAGACAGGGATATTGGAAAGAAATAGATAGAAAAGGGAAAAAGTATCTCCTAACCTTAGACTCCAAAGGGAATATGCGGCAGTTGCTACGCTTGAAAGATTCGTGGGGTATAACTGACGGCTATTATCAAGAAGATGGTCTTCGTAAAATTCGTGGAGATTGGTGGAGCGGGTTTTATATTGATATGGGTAATGTTTCCAAAGAAGGAGGCATTGCATACAAAAATGGTAAAAAACCAGTTCGCCTTATTAAACAATTAACCAAAATGTTAAACGATTCCAAAGGAATATTTTTGGACTTCTTCTCTGGTTCTGCCACAACTGCCCACGCTGTTATGAGACTCAACGCAGAAGATGGTGGTAATCGTAAATTTATTATGGTACAACTGCCCGAAGAGTGTGATAAAACAAGCGAAGCATACAAAGCAGGATATAAGAATATTTGTGAAATCGGTAAAGAACGTATCCGACGGGCCGCTAAACAAATTAAAGAGGAACATCCAGAATCCAATTTTGACGGTGGTTTCCGTGTGTTTAAACTGGCAGGCAGCAATATGAAAGATGTTTATTATAACCCTGCCGACTACACACAAGATTTACTGTCTCAAATGACCAGTAACATCAAAGAAGACCGCAACGATATGGACTTGCTTTATGGTTGTATGTTAGAGTGGGGCTTGCCGTTATCTTACCCGCACACTTCTGAAAAAGTGGGTTCTTATACTATCCATACGGTTAATAATGGGGATTTAGTGGCTTGTTTTGATGAAAATGTCACCGAAGATATTATCCGCCACATTGCCGCCAAAAAGCCGTTGCGGGTGGTATTCCGTGATGCAGGATTTACGGACAGCCCTGCCAAGATTAACGTAGGGGAACTCTTCAAATTGCTTTCTCCTGATACCAAAGTTAAAGTAATTTAG
- a CDS encoding helix-turn-helix transcriptional regulator, with translation MKNLIKQLEEYRLKNRLTQEELAKLLGVSCVSVNKWLNEHTKPQKLQVYQIEQLLKKQEGKDE, from the coding sequence ATGAAAAACTTAATTAAACAACTAGAAGAATACAGACTTAAAAATAGACTTACACAAGAAGAACTAGCCAAATTGTTAGGCGTGTCTTGCGTATCGGTCAATAAATGGCTTAATGAGCATACGAAACCCCAAAAGTTGCAAGTTTACCAAATTGAACAACTGCTAAAGAAACAGGAAGGGAAAGACGAGTAA
- a CDS encoding Na+/H+ antiporter NhaC family protein has protein sequence MDPLSTLPIKHTKPNAWALLPLWVFLISYVVVSVIAGDFYKMPITVAFVIASVVAVVTSKGKDLTTKIESFCKGAADANIMLMVLIFILAGAFAQTTKAMGAVESTVNLTLWILPQSLLLPGLFLAACFVSISVGTSVGTIVALTPVAAGIAAKTGMPPALMTAAVVSGAMFGDNLSFISDTTIVATRTQGCRMKDKFRTNFRIVLPFAILTVVLYFLIGQTDGVPYQVGKVNWIHVLPYLAVLGAAVAGVHVMTVLLGGTILAGIIGLLTGDFTMWGWTGSMGTGITGMGELIVVTILAGGMLEMIRLNGGFDWIIQKMTAHTNSVRGAELSIAGLVSFANLCTANNTIALIMAGPIAKEIATRFKIPANRSASILDIFSCFVQGAIPYGAQLLMAAGLSKLSPIDIMQYLYYPYLLGIGALLAIWFGYPRKKNKKSDKKKESVA, from the coding sequence ATGGATCCACTCAGCACCTTACCAATAAAACACACCAAACCTAATGCCTGGGCACTTTTGCCTTTGTGGGTATTTTTAATTTCTTATGTGGTCGTTTCTGTTATAGCTGGTGACTTTTACAAAATGCCCATTACGGTGGCTTTTGTCATCGCCTCTGTAGTTGCTGTCGTCACGTCCAAAGGCAAAGATCTGACCACTAAAATTGAATCCTTTTGTAAAGGGGCGGCCGATGCCAACATTATGCTCATGGTTCTCATTTTTATTTTGGCCGGAGCCTTTGCCCAAACGACCAAAGCAATGGGAGCAGTGGAAAGTACGGTAAATTTAACTTTGTGGATTCTTCCACAATCATTGTTGCTTCCCGGCTTATTTTTAGCTGCCTGTTTCGTGTCTATATCCGTAGGGACCTCTGTAGGAACAATCGTGGCCTTGACCCCTGTAGCGGCCGGTATTGCCGCCAAAACGGGTATGCCTCCTGCTCTTATGACAGCGGCCGTAGTCAGCGGTGCTATGTTTGGAGACAACCTCTCTTTCATTTCCGACACTACTATCGTTGCCACTCGCACACAAGGTTGCCGCATGAAAGATAAGTTTCGCACTAACTTTCGCATTGTTCTTCCTTTTGCCATTCTGACGGTTGTTTTGTACTTTTTGATCGGGCAAACGGATGGGGTTCCCTATCAAGTAGGAAAAGTAAATTGGATACATGTTTTGCCCTATTTAGCCGTCTTAGGGGCCGCCGTAGCCGGTGTTCACGTAATGACCGTACTGCTGGGCGGAACTATTTTGGCAGGTATTATCGGCTTATTAACAGGTGACTTTACGATGTGGGGTTGGACCGGATCTATGGGGACAGGCATTACGGGCATGGGTGAGTTGATTGTCGTCACCATTTTAGCAGGCGGTATGTTGGAGATGATTCGCTTAAACGGTGGTTTTGACTGGATTATCCAAAAAATGACCGCACACACTAATTCTGTCAGAGGGGCAGAACTTTCTATTGCCGGTCTTGTCAGCTTTGCTAATCTCTGCACTGCCAACAACACTATTGCTCTTATCATGGCAGGCCCGATTGCCAAAGAAATAGCCACCCGCTTTAAAATTCCGGCTAACAGAAGTGCTAGTATTTTGGATATTTTCTCCTGTTTTGTACAAGGGGCCATTCCGTATGGAGCGCAACTTTTAATGGCAGCAGGACTGTCCAAACTTTCCCCCATCGATATTATGCAATACCTTTATTACCCGTATTTGTTGGGAATAGGCGCTCTGTTGGCCATTTGGTTTGGATATCCTCGTAAAAAGAATAAAAAATCCGATAAGAAAAAAGAATCTGTCGCTTAA
- a CDS encoding nucleotidyl transferase AbiEii/AbiGii toxin family protein codes for MRQITNFGASNFRKLLHQAKINKLDFNTLLKRYLQERFLYRLSKSAYKDNFILKGGLLLVTIDVPASRPTMDIDLLTQKLSSSKIKEVFKEILAIQYQDGVTFDGDSLQSELITKDGAYHGTRLKFKAYFNGSKNDMSIDLGLGDVVVNPRTITFPTILNEDAPILTAYSLETIIAEKMEAMAKLLHANSRMKDFYDVYTILHTYSLSEESLIQAINITFKNRQTSLEKLRAVLTPNFYNLDIKQPQWEGFLKKNKITQVPAEFSQVIADIALNLPKTFIKEEK; via the coding sequence ATGCGACAAATTACAAATTTTGGGGCTTCAAACTTTAGAAAACTGTTACACCAGGCCAAAATCAATAAATTGGATTTTAATACATTACTAAAACGTTATCTGCAGGAACGTTTCTTGTATCGATTATCCAAAAGTGCTTACAAAGATAATTTCATCTTGAAAGGCGGATTGTTGCTTGTTACTATTGATGTGCCTGCTTCCCGCCCAACAATGGATATTGATTTATTGACCCAGAAACTAAGTAGTAGCAAGATAAAAGAGGTCTTTAAAGAGATTTTGGCTATACAGTACCAAGATGGTGTAACCTTTGATGGGGATTCTTTGCAAAGTGAACTTATCACCAAAGATGGGGCTTATCACGGTACGCGTCTTAAATTTAAAGCATATTTCAATGGAAGCAAGAATGATATGAGTATTGATTTGGGCTTGGGTGATGTGGTAGTCAATCCGCGTACTATTACTTTTCCTACTATTTTGAATGAAGATGCCCCTATTTTGACGGCGTATTCGCTAGAAACAATTATAGCGGAGAAAATGGAAGCGATGGCAAAATTATTACACGCCAACAGTCGTATGAAGGATTTTTATGATGTGTATACAATTCTTCATACCTATTCTTTGTCAGAAGAGTCCTTAATACAGGCTATTAACATCACTTTTAAAAACCGCCAAACTTCTTTAGAGAAATTACGAGCGGTATTAACACCTAATTTCTATAATTTAGATATAAAACAACCTCAATGGGAGGGATTTTTAAAAAAGAATAAAATTACTCAAGTTCCTGCAGAATTTAGTCAGGTTATAGCAGATATTGCCTTAAATCTGCCTAAAACTTTTATTAAAGAGGAAAAATAG